The following is a genomic window from Mustela erminea isolate mMusErm1 chromosome 14, mMusErm1.Pri, whole genome shotgun sequence.
AGGGATGCTCAAGGGAGGCTTCCTGGGGGCGAAGGGGGGAGGGCTCCGATAGGAGAGGGGCCCTTGGGGAGGGGTCCCCGCCGAGGCCGGCTTTGGGCCTCGCCTTCGGGGTGCGACACAACCCCGGGCCGACCAGGCCGCGGCGCCCCGCCCTTTCCCGGGACGCCGGCCGGCCCGGGGCGGGGAGCGGGCGGGTGAGCGGGCGCTTACAGGTCGGTGCCGAGCCGCGTGAAGCCGGAGTTGAGCGAGGCCCGGGCTATCCGGCGCCAGAGCAGGTCGCAGCTGGTGAAGCGCCGCAGCCAGCGGCACACCTGCGCCAGGCGGCCGAGGGCCCGCATGTCCAGGTAGGAGCAGATgagcagcagcagctcctccGGCAGGCGCAGGAGCGCTGGCCCCGCAGCGGGGCGGCCGGCCGGCTCCCTGGGCGCTGCCTCCtcctcggccgccgccgccacgGCCACCCCTGCCGCCCCAGCCCCTGCGATGCAGCCCCAAGCCTGAGCCCCTCGTCCCTGCGCTCTCCCCGGCCTCGCGTCCTCCCGCCGCCCAGGCCTGACTTtccattcctcctccttcccatcccctcttcctctagcctccctccccgcccctgcgCTCCCCTCATCTTCCCGCACGATCCTTCTCGCCCCTTCCTCCACGTTTccgcctccctctccttcctcccccggGCCTGCCCTGGCTCCCGCCTCGGCCCCCAGCCCCGCTGCCTCCTTCGCTTTCTGCAGCCCCGGCTTCCCTTCCGCCCCGCTTCCTCTTCCGCCCTGCCCTGCTCCagcttttcccttccccttcgcCTTCCTTCGCTTCCCCCTCGCAACCCTCCCTTCCTGCAATTTCCTCGCCTCCCCGCCCTCGCCTTCGCCCGGCCCGCCGTTCCCGGGCGGCCCCGGGTGGCCCTGGCTGCCCATGAGCGGCCGCGGGCACAGCCCGAAGCAGAGGCGAGctgccgcggccgccgccgccccagGAGGAGGCGACACCATGTCGGACCGGGTCACATGGGGCGGCGCGGGCCGAGACCTGGGCCCGCCCCTCACACCCGCAGCCGTGGAGCCGCTGCGGGGTGCGGGCCAGGCCAGGGAGCGGGCCCCCTCCCCCATGGGCAGGGCCGCCGGGAGCATCGGATGGAAGCACATGCATTCATTCTTCAGGCATGTGAGGCCGGCTGCGGGGCGCCCAAGGCCCCAAAAGAGCTTCCGCCTTCTACGAATCTACCTAGTAGTACCTCTGCCCTCAAGAAGCATCCACTTGGGTGGCTTTCCCTCTCTAGGAGCCCTCCTCTTCCCTGGGTGATGCCCCCTTTGGACAGGCCACTTCCCAGGGCCTCGGACACCGCAGCCCTGGGACTTGGCACTTTCCCTGGGCCGGGTCCTCCCGCAGGGTCGGAACCCGCTCAGGACTGTGAGTTGGTGTTTTAGACATTTGGGAGGCTGCAGTCCTCCAGGTCCTCAATCAGTAACTCCCAGTGATGTTATTAGGAAATGACAAAACCTGGGGCTTCTTACTATTTACCACACAAGTGCAAATGGATTCTCCAAGGTCACCCAGGAGTCCTTCCCCAACACCACGCATTCCATTCACAAGGGCACCAATCTGAAGGGAGAGCTAAGAAAACCCTACTGAAGTCTACGCAAGCTGTCCAACACATCCTGCCAGACCCTTGTAGCTACTGAGTATCTGAAAGGTGGCTGCTCCAAACTGAGGTGTGCTATGGGAAACATACAACAGATTTTGAAGACATATAAGAAAAAGCATGTTACTTACCTTAATACTTTCAtgttacatgttgaaatgataaagATTTTTGATGCACtgggtaaataaaatatattttaatgtaactaCTAGGTAATTTATAGAAGCCCCTGGATGGATCAATCAGTCgagcatcaactcttgatttgggctcaggtcattacctcagggttgtgagctggagcccccatcaggctctgtgctcagagggtaGCTAGCTTGAgagtctccttccctctgcccccctcttgCCCacactaaataaattttaaaaatcttttaaaataaggggcgcatcagtcattaagcttctgccttcagctcaggtcatgatcccagagtcttaggatagagcccagagttgggctcccccctcaactgggagcctgcttctccctctcccgcttctgctccccctgcctgtattccctcttgtgctctgtcagataaataaataaaatctttaaaaaataataaaaattaagtgcaaattaaaaattaaataaaactgtacATGTGACTTGCATTTATGGCCCCAACTGTTTTTCTATACATAGCACTGGACTAGGCAGTAAGATTTGGGAAGAAGATGACTAACCCTGTGTAGCCTGTACCCCAAATCCTGtttgagcattttattttgtatttatatctgAAGGCCCGTTTTCAGGGAGCAAGAATGAATGGGAAATCACCTCTGGAAATTATTCGATACCTAGGAGAGCCAAGGGGAGACCTAGGAAAGCTACGACACAGCATTATTATGCTGCAGAAGCATTGTAACAAGGTCAGACCGGAATCTGGCTTTGCCCTAGAATTACTTTTTGATCttagcaaaacaacaacaaaaaaccccacctatCTTGGCCTTTTAGTGTTCTCAGTTTATAGTGGAGATAATGCCTCTGCCTTACTTTCGAGGGATAAATGAGATGATCCCTGTAAAATGCTTTGAACTCCTCTAAGAAAATGCTCAGTAATAGTTACAGGTCAAATCCTGTTACAAAaaatacccttaaaaaaaaaaagaaaaagaaatgcaacaaagGCTTTGAGTAGAAAAAGATTTCCAAACTCCAGCCAGtggtttacttaaataaaaataatatttgatatgATATTCAGGACAACTAAAGAATTTAGACTATCTCTTAAAGATgattataaagaaatttattcataggtatcCTACTGTTAGAAGGTTTGAGGCAGGAATACTACAAACTAAGGCCAGGTCATCAActcaacatttattgattttgCTACATTTATGTACCATGAGCCATGATGGAAGGAAGACAAATGAATATAGCATATGGTTCTTATATTTTGTGTTCAGATTTAgatatatttgtaatttcttattatttgactattttttaacCATTCCTCTATAGAGTAAAGCTGAGTTTATGCATATGACCTAGTTTTACTGGAGAACTAGAAGACACAAAAACTTATTTAATTAACCCAACATAAATCAAGTCAAAATCCACCTTCACAGAAATGTAACTTATTCTTTACCCTATGTTACCTTTATTGATGGAGAAACTACACCATCATTTAAAATCATCAAATCACactcaaactagaaatcaagtgAACTGTTTGAACTAGAATTTATGGTTTAATGATTCACCCCAAAAAAGCCTACTATGTAGAAAGGCAAAGCCAAAATGGAAAATTGGCATATGTTCTGTTACTTGGTGGTGATGTGTATCCCTAAAGTCCTGAGCATGAGAAGAAACCCAGGTAATTTTTacctcaaaattctttttttgggataaagcacttaaaaaaaaaatcaactatgcCTGAAAGATgggtttataatgaaaataaatgtatatattcttcaTGGAGtacctgaaataaaataaatatattaatatttatattaatataaatatattaatagttCCCCAAAAGGGAGATAGAAAGAATACAGTGgacttcagaatatttttaagaaaagtcatCAATTCCCTTGAAGTTCAAATTCAGGAAGCAATCACAATAAAATAACGTAGAGAGTgaaatttacctttatttttataaggctttttattaaaattttaatttgcatactAATAAGTAAACTGAGGACATTAGACTACTTTCAACGTAGTCAGAAACATGGAACGGAGAATATATTAAAACTTAAcactcagggcacctggttggctcagttgtcaggtgtctgccttcggctcaggtcatgatcccagagtcctgggactgagccccgcattgagctccctgctctgcaggaagcctgcttcttcctctccctctccccctgcttgtgttccctctccagctgtgtctctctctgtcaaattaagaaaaacaaccaCCTTAAGACTCAATATGAACTTCATATTGGGTATTTAGAAACACTAGCATTATTTACTTTGAAAGAGGATTTTTAAGTATAGAAATAAAGTTCTTTGTGCATGTCCATGTAAGTGATGTGCATAGTAGTGACTATTGCTGTTATAGGTGATAATGTATGCTTGGGATTGTCAACAATACTAGAAGTGTGTGTTCCATCCACTCTTATAAACATAGGAGGCAGTCTCAGACAGGAATCTATGTACCCATTGGTCAAAGACTCGGGGCTCCAGCCTTCAACTTTAGGAAGTGGGCAGATTTAACAGAGGAATCATTCTGAGATGAATTAGAAAGAGATTATTTTGTGAATGATAGTTTTCAATGGCATATACCGGTTCAGATGCTCATCATTAttcttatataataataatagcttctATTTATTAAACACTATTGATCAAGCACTATTACAAGAGCTTTCCATGTATTATCTTGATCCTATCAACAGTCAAATGAGGAAGATACTATTAACCCAGTTTTTTGCAGGAGATGAGACTGAGGCCTGTGGCCTCATGGTTCCTAACTGGCAGTCTAGCCCCAAAGCTAGACTCTGAACCATGCCTTTACCATACATAGCAGAGAATGGAAAAAGACACTGAATTCAGGGTCCTCTGAGATCCCTAGCAACTGATAGACACACTTAATAGTAGTATACTTCACCTCTGACCATCAAGCAATTCTGGTATCTAAATAAAAGTTGCTTCTAAGTAGTTAAAGTAACTCCTTTCTCATCTACAACACTTTCTAAGAGTTAACTATGTAGACCTCCAGCCTCTTAGTGCTATCCTTAATCTTTCTGCAAAACTTTAAAGGGACTTGTAGGAACTAATCTATCTTGCAAAAGAACATTTAACTAAAGTTTAACAATTTGCTTCAGCTTCaatttcctttgttaaatttaaataacaatatatgggggcacctagttggctcagtcagttaggaatctgccttcagcttaggtcatgatctctgggtgctgggatcaagccccacgtcgggctctctgctcagcagggaatctgcttctccctctcaatctctttctGTACTCTATgtctctctcaaggaaataaatgaaatctttacaaataaataaataaaataaccatataTGTATGGTACATATTATATAACCCCTTTTTGTAAATTTATCCCTGTTTGTAAATATGCAAGGGGAGATTTTGTGAAATGATGCTAATAATGGTTCTTTCTATaccatataatttaataattccaCTAATGGGTATGtacccaaaagaaacaaaacactaatctgaaaagataAAGTGCCGCTacatttattacagcattatttacaatagccaaaatacagaaacaacctaagtgtccatatatgatggaaaaggaagatgtggtggtgtatgtatacacacacacacacacacacacacacacacacacacacccctctgctgcaatattatgtagccataaaaaggataataTTAGGCTacttgcaacaatatggatggacctagagggtattatgctaagtgaaataagtcagactgagaaagacaaataccatatgatttcactcatgtgaaatctaaaaaacaaaacaaataaataaacaaaaagtagaatcagacctatacatacagagaacaagctggtggttgccagaggggagggggaggggactgggCAAAATAGGAAGGACAGTGGGAGACACAggattccagttatggaatgagtaaagtcacaggaataagaggcacagtatagggaatatagccaataacACTATAATAGcgttatatggtgacagatggtcacTACCTTGTGTAAGCACAGCATAACgtgtaaagaaattgaatcagtatgctgtacacctgaaattaacacaATATTGtggtcaactatactcaaatgaaaaaaaaattgtttaagcaAGCTCCAggcccaggatggagcccaacacagggctgaactcacaaccctgagatcaagacctgagctgaaattaagagttggacacttaactgagccacccaggcacccctcaaataaaatttttttgaaaaataatggttaggggcgcctgggtggctcagtggattgagccgctgccttcggctcgggtcatgatctcagtgtcctgggatcgagccccgcatcgggctctttgctcagcgggagcctgcttctctctctctctctgcctgactctccgcctacttgtgatttctctctctgtcaaataaataaataaaaaatctttaaaaaaaaaaaaataatggttattTCTAGGTAATAAATTTTTAGGTTTTactttgtacttttctgtattcCTTGATTTATTTAAAGAGGAAGCATGTATCACCTTTACAAAGTCAATAAagcctatcaaaaagaaaaagccgTCATGAGTCCAAACACACCATGCAATAAGAAAGTTGGAGATTTGAAGCCTAAATTattaccagaatttttttttttagattttatttatttatttgacagagagagagctcacaagtagtcagagaggcaggcagagagaaagggggaagcaagctccctgtggagcggagaacctgatgtggggctagatcacaggaccctgagatcacgacctgagccgacggcag
Proteins encoded in this region:
- the FBXW4 gene encoding F-box/WD repeat-containing protein 4 isoform X3; amino-acid sequence: MVSPPPGAAAAAAARLCFGLCPRPLMGSQGHPGPPGNGGPGEGEGGEARKLQEGRVARGKRRKAKGKGKAGAGQGGRGSGAEGKPGLQKAKEAAGLGAEAGARAGPGEEGEGGGNVEEGARRIVREDEGSAGAGREARGRGDGKEEEWKVRPGRREDARPGRAQGRGAQAWGCIAGAGAAGVAVAAAAEEEAAPREPAGRPAAGPALLRLPEELLLLICSYLDMRALGRLAQVCRWLRRFTSCDLLWRRIARASLNSGFTRLGTDLMASVPVKERVKVSQNWRLGRCREGILLKWRCSQMPWMQLEGDSLYISQANFILAYQFRPDGASLNRRPLGVFAGHDEDVCHFVLANSHIISAGGDGKIGVHKIHSTFTVKYSAHEQEVNCVDCRGGIIVSGSRDRTAKVWPLASGRLGQCLHTIQTEDRVWSIAISPVLSSFVTGTACCGHFSPLRIWDLNRPPLHHREEPGLIETSVRFPGKLGGPRGVELEGRMACWRHLLLVGGSGRTG